In a single window of the Solea senegalensis isolate Sse05_10M linkage group LG1, IFAPA_SoseM_1, whole genome shotgun sequence genome:
- the riok3 gene encoding serine/threonine-protein kinase RIO3: MDQTGITTATPKSPWGSLTVDAPACSLTDVMSEQLAKQLDDENEFPDLTESVSDLLLSDETGADTTSDLMLAQMLQMQFDREFDDQLRREEKKFNGDSKVSISFENYRKVHPYDSDSSEDEVDWQDTRHDPYRADKPQTTPRKGFTGKGKNITTKHDEVTCGRKNAARMDNFAPEVLVGDGLGMDLKLPNQVFNSLKQHCFSEQRRSARLHEKKEHSTAEQAVDPRTRLLMYKMVNAGVLENINGCISTGKESVVFHADGGSLEEGEEPVPDEVVLKVFKTTLNDFKNRDRYIKDDYRFIDRFSKLNPRKVIRLWAEKEMHNLTRMKKAEIPCPQVVLLKKHILVMSFIGKDHVPAPKLKDIKLSSDDMKRAYFQVLHMMQQMYQECNLVHADLSEYNMLWHEGKVWFIDVSQSVEPTHPHGLEFLFRDCRNVSTFFQKRGVSDAMNVYDLFNAVTGLNISVADEDEAEFIAEIVALEKRNEDHIQRRGKKTFPVLSEENDPPLKPGAAD, encoded by the exons ATGGATCAAACAGGAATCACGACAGCAACACCGAAG agtcCGTGGGGGTCATTGACCGTGGACGCTCCTGCTTGTTCTCTGACCGACGTGATGAGTGAACAATTGGCCAAACAGCTGGACGACGAAAACGAGTTCCCTGATCTCACTGA aTCAGTGTCTGACCTGCTGCTGTCAGACGAGACCGGTGCTGACACGACCAGCGACCTGATGCTCGCTCAGATGTTGCAGATGCAGTTTGATCGTGAGTTTGACGACCAGCTGCGTCGCGAAGAGAAGAAGTTCAACGGAGACAGCAAAG tgTCCATCTCCTTTGAGAACTACAGGAAAGTCCACCCTTACGACAGCGACAGCTCCGAGGACGAGGTGGACTGGCAGGACACCAGACACGACCCCTACAGGGCAG acaaGCCTCAGACGACGCCTCGTAAAGGTTTCACAGGAAAAGGCAAGAACATCACGACTAAACACGACGAGGTGACCTGCGGTCGCAAGAATGCAGCACGTATGGACAAC ttTGCTCCTGAAGTCCTCGTGGGTGACGGTTTGGGGATGGACCTGAAGTTGCCCAATCAGGTGTTTAACTCTCTGAAGCAGCACTGCTTCAGCGAGCAGCGCCGCAGCGCCAGGCTGCACGAGAAGAAGGAGCACTCCACTGCC GAACAAGCGGTGGACCCTCGCACTCGTCTGCTCATGTATAAGATGGTGAACGCTGGCGTCCTGGAGAACATCAACGGCTGCATCAGCACTGGGAAAGAGTCGGTCGTCTTCCACGCTGATGGCGGCAG tctggaggagggggaggagcctgttCCCGACGAGGTTGTCCTGAAGGTTTTCAAAACGACGCTCAACGACTTCAAGAACAGAGATCGTTACATCAAAGACGATTATCGCTTCATCGACCGATTCAGTAAACTCAACCCACGCAAGGTCATCAGGCTGTGGGCAGAGAAAGAGATGCACAACCTGACCAG GATGAAGAAGGCGGAGATTCCGTGTCCTCAGGTGGTTTTGTTGAAGAAACACATTCTGGTGATGTCGTTCATCGGTAAAGACCACGTCCCTGCTCCTAAACTCAAAGACATCAAATTGAGTTCTGACGACATGAAGAGGGCGTATTTCCAGGTTCTGCAC atgaTGCAGCAGATGTATCAGGAGTGTAACCTGGTTCATGCTGATCTCAGTGAATACAACATGCTGTGGCACGAGGGCAAA gTGTGGTTCATAGATGTGAGTCAGTCAGTTGAACCCACTCACCCTCACGGCCTGGAGTTCCTCTTCAGAGACTGCAGGAATGTTTCCACG tTCTTCCAGAAGAGAGGAGTGAGTGACGCGATGAACGTATACGATCTTTTCAACGCCGTCACTGGACTCAACATTTCTGTGGCTGATGAAGACGAGGCGGAGTTTATAGCTGag ATCGTGGCGTTGGAGAAGAGGAACGAGGATCACATCCAGAGACGAGGGAAGAAAACGTTCCCGGTGTTGTCAGAAGAAAACGACCCACCTTTAAAACCCGGCGCAGCCGACTAA